The Couchioplanes caeruleus sequence CTTCGCCACGCCCCAGTAGCGGACCGCTCAGGCCGCCGGCGGTGGATGGGCTCCGGCTCAGGCCGCCGGCGGTGGATGGGCTCCGGCTCAGGCCGCCAGCGGCGGATGGGCGAAACGGGCGTGCGTGGTCAGGATGTCGAAGCTCGGCAGCGCCTTCTCATCCCCGTTCGCGGTCAGCACCCGCAGGCCGTCGCGGCTCAGCGTGTAGGTGACGTCGGTGAACGTGCTCACCGTGTCGTCGTGGTGCACGACGGTCAGTTCGTCGGCGCGCATCATCGCGGTAGTGGGAAGTCCGTGGAGCGTCATGTCACGTTCCTTCGCGTACGCAGTGGGGCACCGTGCTGGGGATACGGACGCGGAGGGGCGCGCGGTTCACGACGACGGCCGATTGTCATCGGCGCGGGCCCGTTCGGCAGGACCACATCCCACGGTGACACGTCGTGGTGGGAGGCGCTGTCGCCCTCCCGCCAGCCGCCGTGCCGATAGTCGACACCAGCCCGGTATCCACGGTCCCGTCCGATATCGGTCAGTCGTATCGATCGTGGCGGGCGCCGGCCGTGCCGTGCGGCCCTGGTCGTGGCCGCGCCGCGGCATAGAGTGGCGTGCGTGTCCCGATCCCCCCGTCGCGCCACCGTCCTGCTGCTCGCCTGCCTGCTGCTGCCGCCGCTGACCGCCGCCTCCTGCGGCGACGAGCCCTCCGGCGTCACCGTCGGCACGGCCGGACGCGGCACCGTCGACGAGATCGTCGAGGCCGCAGGCAGTGTGACCGTACGGGCGGCCGGCACCGTCACCTCACCGGCCGACGGCACCCTCGAGGAGCTGCGGGTGGACGCCGGTGACCGGGTCCGCAAGGGCCAGGTCGTCGCGGTCGTCGACTCGCCCGCCGCCGAGAAGCGCCTCGACGACGCGACCGAGGCCCTGGACGCCGTCTCCCGCGGCGGCGTCTCCCCCGGTGGCGGCGCGGCAGCCTTCGCCGCGGTCCGCAGGCGCACCGACGCGAACGCGGGCAGAGCCTTCGCCGCCGCCCGCAAGGCCGCCGCGGAGGTCACCGACGCGACGCTGCGCAAGGCCCTGCTGGCCCAGGTCACCGCGGCCGAGGAACAGTACGCGGCCGTCTCCGCGGCGGCCGGCGCCGCCGTGCGGTCGTTGGAGAGCGGAGTCGCGAGCGTGGCCGCCGCCGTCGACGCCCTCACCGCGGCCCAGCGGGTGCAGGCACGGCAGGCGTACGAGCTGGCCGAGGCGGCGGTCGACGCGCTGACCCTGCGCGCGCCCGTCTCCGGCGTGGTGCAGCTCGGCGGCACCGCCTCCGCGGCCGCGCCCTCGCTGACCGACCTGCTCTCCAGCGCCGACCCGGCCGCCGTGGGAACCCCCGCCGCGGCACCGCCGCCCGGCGTGGACGTGGCCGTGCCGCAGGGGGCGGCCGTCGGCGTGGGCACCCCGATCCTCACCGTCGTCGACACCGCCGGCCTCGGCGTCGCCGCCGAGGTCGACGAGACCGACGTGCTGCTGGTCAAGGCCGGAGGGTCCGGCACGGTCGAGCTCGACGCGGCCACCGGCGCCACGTACGAGGCCAGGGTCCGCGCCGTTGACCTGCTGCCCAGCACCTCGGCGCGCGGCGGCGTCTCCTACCGGGTACGGCTGACGCTGGGCCGCGGCACCTACGCCGACGGCACCGCCGCCCCGGTGCCGCGGCCCGGCATGAGCGCCATCGTCCGGCTCCGCGTGCGCCAGGCCACCGACGCCGTCACCGTACCCGCGGGCGCCGTGGTGTCGCGCGACGGCCGTGACGGGGTGTGGGCCGTGCGCGGCGGCAAGGCCGAGCGGGTGCCGGTCACCCTCGGCGTTCAGGGCGAGGACCTCGTGCAGGTGGTCTCCGGCCTCGGCGCCGGCGAGCGGATCGTCGTCGCCGGCGCCGACCAGGTCAGCCCGGGGCAGGACCTGCCGTGAGCCCGCCGGCCGTCGTCGCGACCGGCGTGACCCGCACGTACGAGCTGGACGGCGTCTCCGTGCCGGCCCTGAGAGGTGTCTCCCTGACCGTGGACGACGGCGACTACCTGGCGATCGTCGGTGCCTCCGGCTCGGGCAAGTCGACGCTCATGCATCTGCTCGGCGGCCTGGACCGGCCCACCGCGGGCAGCCTGGTCATCGGCGGCCGGGACGTCGCCACGCTGTCGGCGCCCGAGATGGCCCGGCTGCGCAACGAGGTCATCGGCTTCGTGTTCCAGTCGTTCCACCTGCTCCCGCGCACGACCGCCCGGGACAACGTCGCGCTGCCCCTGGTCTACCGCGGCGTGGGCCGCCGGGAACGCCGGGCCCGCGCCGCCGAGATGCTCGAGCGCGTCGGCCTGGCGCACCGGGTCGACCACCGGCCGAACCAGATGTCCGGCGGCGAGCAGCAGCGCGTGGCGATCGCCCGGGCGCTGGTGACCGGACCCTCGGTGCTGCTGGCCGACGAGCCCACCGGCAACCTCGACTCCGCCACCGGGGCGTCGGTGCTCGCGCTGCTGGAGTCGCTGAACGCCGACGGCGTCGCGGTCGTCCTGGTCACCCACGACCGCGAGGTCGCCGCCCGTGCCCACCGCCGGATCGTCATGCGCGACGGCGTCGTCGTGGACGAGCCCGCCGCATGAGGCTCGCCGAGGCCTGGCGGGTCGCCCTCGACGCGCTGCGCGCCAACCGGCTGCGCAGCGTGCTCACCATGCTCGGCATCGTCATCGGCGTCGCCGCCGTCGTCGCCCTCGTCGCGATCGGCACCGGGACCAAGCAGCAGATCGAGCGGCAGGTGGAGGGCCTCGGCTCGAACCTGCTCATCGTCGTGCCCGGCCGGCTGGAGGCCGGCGCCGCCCCCTCGGTCTCCACGATGTCGCTCGACGACGCCGACGCCGTCGGCCGGATCGTCGGCGACCGGTCCCGGGTGGCGGTCACCGTGGCCTCCGGAGAGACCGTACGGGCGGGCGGCCGCACGATCTTCTCCAGCATGCAGGGCGTCCTCGAGACGACTCCGGGCGTGTTCGTCCGCCGGCTGGACCGCGGCACCTACCTGACCCGTTCCGACGTCAACACCGCCCGTCGCGTCGCCGTGCTCGGCGCGCGGGTCGCCACCGAGCTGTTCGGCGACCGCGACCCGGTCGGGCGGCAGATCACCGTCGGCGGCGTCCGGTTCCGGGTCGTCGGCACCTTCGAGCCGCTCGGGCAGAGCCTCGGCGTGGACCGCGACAACGAGGTGCACGTCCCGGTCACCGCGGCGCAGCGACTGCTCGGCACCGACCGCATCGACGGGCTGGCCGTCCGCGCCCCGGACCGTGAACGCATCGATGCGCTCGGCGCCGCCATCGTCGCCACGCTGGGCGAACGCCATCCCGGCACCGACTTCAGCGCGGTCACCCAGGAACAGATCCTGGGCGTGCTCGGCGACATCCTCGGCGTGCTCACCGGCGTCCTGGCCGCCATCGCCGGCATCAGCCTGCTCGTCGGCGGCGTCGGCGTCTCCAACATCATGCTGGTCTCGGTGCGCGAGCGGACCCGCGAGATCGGCCTGCGCAAGGCGGTCGGCGCCCGGCCGCGCGACATCGGCCTGCAGTTCCTGCTGGAAGCGGTCCTGCTCACCACGCTCGGCGGAATTCTCGGCATGGCGCTCGGGATCACCGCGGCCCTGCTCGTCGACCGGCTCTCCCCGGTGCCCGCCGCGATCACCTGGTGGTCGCTCACGCTGGCGTTCGGCGTCTCCGCCATCGTCGGCATCGTGTTCGGCGTCGTGCCCGCGCAGCGAGCCGGGCGGCTCGACCCGGTCGTGGCCCTGCGCACGGAGTAGGCGAACGCCAAGGCGTCCGGGCGAGGCCGGATCTCGGTGGCGCCCCGACGGCGGAACGTGGACCGCGTACCCGATCTCACTCTGCTGGCGCAGCCGCGGACTTGACCAACCCCAGAATCTCGCGGCGTAGCCGCGGATAGGGTCCCCACCCGTCCCGCAGCACGTGGATGTAGACGGCCTC is a genomic window containing:
- a CDS encoding efflux RND transporter periplasmic adaptor subunit, producing MSRSPRRATVLLLACLLLPPLTAASCGDEPSGVTVGTAGRGTVDEIVEAAGSVTVRAAGTVTSPADGTLEELRVDAGDRVRKGQVVAVVDSPAAEKRLDDATEALDAVSRGGVSPGGGAAAFAAVRRRTDANAGRAFAAARKAAAEVTDATLRKALLAQVTAAEEQYAAVSAAAGAAVRSLESGVASVAAAVDALTAAQRVQARQAYELAEAAVDALTLRAPVSGVVQLGGTASAAAPSLTDLLSSADPAAVGTPAAAPPPGVDVAVPQGAAVGVGTPILTVVDTAGLGVAAEVDETDVLLVKAGGSGTVELDAATGATYEARVRAVDLLPSTSARGGVSYRVRLTLGRGTYADGTAAPVPRPGMSAIVRLRVRQATDAVTVPAGAVVSRDGRDGVWAVRGGKAERVPVTLGVQGEDLVQVVSGLGAGERIVVAGADQVSPGQDLP
- a CDS encoding ABC transporter ATP-binding protein; its protein translation is MSPPAVVATGVTRTYELDGVSVPALRGVSLTVDDGDYLAIVGASGSGKSTLMHLLGGLDRPTAGSLVIGGRDVATLSAPEMARLRNEVIGFVFQSFHLLPRTTARDNVALPLVYRGVGRRERRARAAEMLERVGLAHRVDHRPNQMSGGEQQRVAIARALVTGPSVLLADEPTGNLDSATGASVLALLESLNADGVAVVLVTHDREVAARAHRRIVMRDGVVVDEPAA
- a CDS encoding ABC transporter permease; the encoded protein is MRLAEAWRVALDALRANRLRSVLTMLGIVIGVAAVVALVAIGTGTKQQIERQVEGLGSNLLIVVPGRLEAGAAPSVSTMSLDDADAVGRIVGDRSRVAVTVASGETVRAGGRTIFSSMQGVLETTPGVFVRRLDRGTYLTRSDVNTARRVAVLGARVATELFGDRDPVGRQITVGGVRFRVVGTFEPLGQSLGVDRDNEVHVPVTAAQRLLGTDRIDGLAVRAPDRERIDALGAAIVATLGERHPGTDFSAVTQEQILGVLGDILGVLTGVLAAIAGISLLVGGVGVSNIMLVSVRERTREIGLRKAVGARPRDIGLQFLLEAVLLTTLGGILGMALGITAALLVDRLSPVPAAITWWSLTLAFGVSAIVGIVFGVVPAQRAGRLDPVVALRTE